In Truepera sp., the sequence CGCCCATGGCGTAGCCGTACTGCTTGTCTCCGTTGGTGAGCTTGCAGGCATCGTCGCTGAACTCGGCCATGGTTGCAGGTGGCCCATCGAGGCCGGCTGCCGCGAAGCCTGCTTTGTTCCACAACAAGACCTGGGTGTTGGTGTCCTGCGGCAGGCCGTAGTAGTGTCCTTGCCATTTGTTGGTGGAGAGCGGCCCGGGGAACATGGCGTCCGCGAGGCTCTGGAAGTCCGGCATCGCGGTGTCGAGTGCAGCGAGGGCGCCAAGATTGGCGAACTCCGGGACCCAGATGATGTCTAGGCGAGCGGTGTCGGGGGCCTCGCCGCCTGCGAGGCTCGTGAGCAGTGCAGACTTGAAGTCGTCGTATGCGTAGCGGGTGGCGTTGACCTTGATTCCAGGGTTGTCAGCCTGGAAGTCGGAGATGACCTGGTTCAGAGCCTCTGTCTCCGCGTCGCTCATCGTGTGCCAGTAGGTCACGGTCTGGGCAGTCGCCACGGCGCTCGTCAAGAGCAGGGCGAGAAGGACGATCGAGAACCGTTTCATGGTGGGCCTCCTTAGGCTCGTTTGGGGTGCCGATGTTGTCCGCTCAACGTGTGTGCTGGTGGATCACCTCCAGGATGCTGGCATTGCTCAGGTACCGGCTGGCGGCGAGGCCGGCGGCGCCGCGCGCCCAGGCCTCATCCCCCAGGGGCTCGACGACGATGTCCAGAGTGTCAGCGAGGTCGCCGAAGCTGTGTCGGCGCAGACTCAGGCGGGCGGTCGGAAGAAGGAAGGGAGCGGCACACGCGCTCTCGCCGCTCAACACGATGAGGCTGGGCGCGAGGATGTTGACGAGGGTGCTGAGCGCGACGCCTAGAGTAGTTCCTGTTACCGCCAGGACGTCCCTTGCCGTCTGGTTCTCTGCGGCTGCCAGGGCGACCAGTTCAGGTATGGAGGCGGGTGCCTCTGCCGGACCGAAACGGAGGCGCGCCTCGCGCAGGATTGCGTCGTCGGAGAGTTGATCCTCCACCGTCTCGGTGTGTCCGCCAACTGAAAAGCTGAGAACGCTATGGCCGAACTCTCCTGCGCCCCCAAGCGGACCTCGGTACACGCTGCCGTTCAACACGATCCCGAGGCCGACGCCTCGACCAAGGGTCACGACAAGGAAGTCCAGGTGGTCACGTCCGGAACCGAACCATGCTTCGGCCACCGCCAGAGCGTTGACGTCGTTCTCGACAGAAACGGGCATGGGAAGGCGTTTACCGACGAGGTCGGCGAGCGGCGCCTCGGACCAGCTCGGAAGCGGGGAGTGGCGTACGCGGCCGGTCTCGTTGTCCACGATG encodes:
- a CDS encoding ROK family protein; translation: MPHPGNTATSRDELRRSNLAAIFGLIHREGPIARNQLARTTGLSAATVTSLTADLIRTGLVYEAEEGVSIKAGRKPILLEVNYDHAHVVGVKLSAETITVALTNLHAEIRASARISLENHAPASVAGVIADGVRRLAEEAGVPTNELVGLCLSLPGIVDNETGRVRHSPLPSWSEAPLADLVGKRLPMPVSVENDVNALAVAEAWFGSGRDHLDFLVVTLGRGVGLGIVLNGSVYRGPLGGAGEFGHSVLSFSVGGHTETVEDQLSDDAILREARLRFGPAEAPASIPELVALAAAENQTARDVLAVTGTTLGVALSTLVNILAPSLIVLSGESACAAPFLLPTARLSLRRHSFGDLADTLDIVVEPLGDEAWARGAAGLAASRYLSNASILEVIHQHTR